TTGTAGGAGGAATTTTCACAAACAGCGTTTCCATACTTTCGGACGCCATTCACGACATGGGCGACAGCATCTCACTTGGAATGGCGTGGTATTTTCAAAAAATTTCCACTAAAAAAAGTGATACAAAATACACGTATGGTTACAAACGTTTTTCTGTAATGGGTGCGCTAATCACCTCCATCGTGCTTATTGTAGGAAGCGTTATTATTTTAAGTGAAGCCATTCCGCGTTTGTTTCATCCGCAAGAAACGCAAGCAAAAGGAATGTTTTTACTCGCTATTTTGGGTATTATAATCAATGGAGCCGCACTTTTTCAGCTGAAAAAAGGAGATAGTTTGAACGAAAAGGTGGTTTCACTTCATTTTCTGGAAGATGTACTGGGTTGGGCGGCGGTTTTAATTGGAGCTACTGTAATTTATTTTTGGAAAATTTATATTATTGACCCTATTCTTTCCATTGCTATAGCTTTATTTGTATTGCGGAATGTGTATAAAAACGTGCGGGAAATTTCACGTATTATTTTACAAGGAACTCCACACAGCATTGAAACAGAAAATCTGAAATCAGAAATCCTCAAAATAGATGAAAACATTCAATCTATCCACGATTTCCATTTGTGGACTGTAGATGGAAATTATAATGTATTAACCATTCATCTTGTATTAAAAGAAAAAAGAAACCTGGAACAACTTTCCGCATTGAAAGATAAAATACGCCAAACCCTAAACGAAAAAGAAGTGGAACATGCCACTATTGAATTTGAAACGCCAAACGAAGAATGTTGTTTTGAAAATTGCTGTGAGTAAAAATAAGAGAAGAAAGTTAAAAACATTTTAAATATTTATAAACAAAAAAGCGACTAATTATAGTCGCTTTTTTTGTTTATTTATTCTGTTCTTTTGCCCAGCTGTCTTTGAGTGAAACGGTTCGACTTTTTTTCTAAAAATTTGATTGGCAAAATATTTCAGTTTATTTCATCTTTTTTTATATCTCTATAATTTTTAGGTGTTTCGCCATAAACTTCTTTGAAACACTTTATAAAATACTGAGATTGATGAAAACCTGTTAAGTAAGCTATTTCGGCTACTGTTAAATCACTATTGACCAATAATTCACTGGCTTTGTTTAATCTAACGTGTTTTATAAAGGTATTTGGAGAGTCTCCGATAAGCATTTTAAATCTTCGGAATAACACAGTTTTGCTAACATTCATTTGAGATGCGAATTCTTCTATTTTAAATTCTTCGTCTGTTATATTTTTTTCAATTATTTGCATTGCTTTATTCAAAAAATCGTCTTTAGGTACAGTTGACAATTCTTTTCCTTTTTGATTAAAAAATGAAGTTAATATTTGTTTTCTTCGGTGTATACGTGTAGCATAAATATTCAAGATTTGTTTCACAAACCGTTCCATATCAAAAGGTTTAGATATATAAAAATCAGCTCCTGTTTTATAGCCAATCAGTTCATCTTCGGGTGACGATTTTGCAGAAACAAGCACTACAAATATATCGGAATATAAGGAATTTGATTTTATTTTATTGCATAAAGTCAGACCATCCATTTCGGGCATCATTATATCTGATATAACAATTTCGGGAAAATTTGTTTGAATAAA
The genomic region above belongs to uncultured Paludibacter sp. and contains:
- a CDS encoding Cation diffusion facilitator family transporter, with the translated sequence MHSHNEHTHSHTHEVKNIKAAFFLNFFFSLVEIVGGIFTNSVSILSDAIHDMGDSISLGMAWYFQKISTKKSDTKYTYGYKRFSVMGALITSIVLIVGSVIILSEAIPRLFHPQETQAKGMFLLAILGIIINGAALFQLKKGDSLNEKVVSLHFLEDVLGWAAVLIGATVIYFWKIYIIDPILSIAIALFVLRNVYKNVREISRIILQGTPHSIETENLKSEILKIDENIQSIHDFHLWTVDGNYNVLTIHLVLKEKRNLEQLSALKDKIRQTLNEKEVEHATIEFETPNEECCFENCCE